The Rhododendron vialii isolate Sample 1 chromosome 6a, ASM3025357v1 genome includes a window with the following:
- the LOC131329022 gene encoding protein ALP1-like, translated as MLLVRPEPVPPNYHDSRWSWFQNCLGALDGTYVPVNPPAVDRPRYRSRKGEIATNVLGVCSQDLKFVFVLSGWEGSATDSRILANAISRPDGFKVPRGHYYLVDAGYQNAEGFLAPYRGQRYHLNKWRQGHMPTTKEEYFNMKHSAARNVIERSFGVLKMRFAILRSHSYYPIRTQTRIVTACCLLHNLIKREMPNDPIENEYTAWERDHIHEVEADDHITTIETSNQ; from the exons ATGCTCCTAGTAAGACCTGAGCCCGTACCTCCTAACTACCACGATAGTAGATGGAGTTGGTTTCAG AATTGTCTCGGGGCATTGGACGGGACGTATGTACCAGTTAATCCCCCCGCCGTTGACAGGCCACGCTATAGGTCAAGGAAGGGTGAGATTGCCACAAACGTTTTAGGTGTATGTAGTCAAGACCTAAAGTTTGTCTTCGTCTTGTCTGGTTGGGAAGGGTCGGCCACTGACTCTAGGATCCTGGCGAACGCTATTTCAAGACCCGATGGTTTTAAAGTCCCTCGTG GACATTACTACCTTGTTGATGCCGGATACCAAAATGCTGAGGGTTTTCTAGCACCATACCGCGGGCAACGATATCACCTTAATAAATGGAGGCAAGGTCATATGCCGACTACGAAAGAGGAGTACTTCAACATGAAGCATTCCGCTGCTAGGAATGTGATTGAGAGAAGCTTTGGTGTGTTGAAGATGCGGTTTGCAATATTGAGGTCTCACTCGTATTATCCCATTAGGACTCAAACACGTATCGTCACAGCATGTTGCCTTCTCCATAACCTTATCAAAAGAGAGATGCCCAACGATCCCATTGAGAACGAGTACACGGCATGGGAACGTGACCACATACACGAGGTCGAGGCAGATGATCACATCACTACCATAGAGACTTCCAATCAATAG